Proteins encoded in a region of the Enterococcus gilvus ATCC BAA-350 genome:
- a CDS encoding GyrI-like domain-containing protein, producing the protein MKHEWRKAEKQMYLPKKIEVQTIPAYNFICLSGHGDPNSALFAEQIGALYALSYALRMKVKKGEIGEPFEYTVYPLEGVWTSETAPGDGPIIKDELIYQIMIRQPDRISKEDFLAIVEPTFKKKQNPFIKEAAFIGYEEGRVVQTIHLGSYDDEPATFAKMHAFMEENELQKTCTMGNYIHREIYLSDPRKVAPEKQKTVLRYKLN; encoded by the coding sequence ATGAAGCATGAATGGCGAAAAGCTGAAAAGCAAATGTATCTACCGAAAAAAATCGAGGTCCAGACGATCCCAGCGTATAACTTTATCTGCTTATCCGGTCATGGCGACCCCAACAGCGCGTTATTTGCAGAACAAATCGGCGCGCTCTATGCCCTCTCTTACGCCTTGCGGATGAAAGTAAAAAAAGGCGAGATCGGTGAACCTTTTGAATACACCGTTTATCCGCTAGAGGGAGTCTGGACTTCTGAAACAGCCCCTGGCGACGGACCGATCATTAAAGATGAATTGATCTACCAGATCATGATCCGCCAACCTGATCGCATCTCCAAGGAAGATTTTCTGGCGATCGTTGAACCAACCTTCAAAAAGAAACAAAATCCTTTTATCAAAGAAGCCGCCTTCATCGGATACGAAGAAGGACGTGTGGTACAGACGATCCACCTCGGTTCCTACGATGACGAGCCAGCGACCTTTGCCAAAATGCACGCCTTCATGGAGGAAAACGAGCTGCAAAAAACCTGCACGATGGGAAACTACATCCATCGGGAAATCTACCTTTCCGATCCGCGAAAAGTCGCGCCTGAAAAACAAAAAACAGTGCTGCGCTATAAGCTCAACTAA
- a CDS encoding MurR/RpiR family transcriptional regulator, whose protein sequence is MFDSQKVKDLNELELIVYTFIVENMERIGRLTIRDLSDSCHVSTSTILRCLNKLGYSGYTEFKYALKENLSRKGQSFEAFYDATVHVDAFLKKVNNEGYHTVIDSAIDLIVGSKHLVFTGIGTSGTLGTYGARYFSNLQFNAYAITDPFIPVPTRGLDTTLVVVLSVSGKTTEIIKQIEDFRRYGAKILSITNDQHSIIAQMADFNISYYMPEVSGPDPNDEAINLTTQVPVIALLEILAHQSYQRDNH, encoded by the coding sequence ATGTTTGATTCGCAAAAAGTGAAAGATCTAAATGAATTGGAGTTGATCGTTTATACCTTTATCGTGGAAAATATGGAACGCATAGGGCGTCTGACGATCCGTGACCTTTCTGACAGCTGCCATGTCTCTACGTCAACAATTTTACGATGTCTAAATAAGCTCGGATATTCGGGCTATACAGAGTTCAAGTATGCACTAAAGGAAAATCTTTCACGAAAGGGCCAATCTTTTGAAGCCTTTTACGATGCGACGGTCCATGTCGACGCGTTTCTAAAAAAAGTCAACAATGAAGGGTATCACACGGTGATCGATTCTGCGATCGACTTGATCGTCGGCAGTAAACATCTTGTTTTTACAGGAATTGGGACAAGCGGGACGCTGGGAACCTACGGCGCACGCTATTTTTCAAACCTGCAATTCAATGCTTATGCCATTACCGATCCCTTTATCCCTGTGCCGACACGTGGCTTGGATACGACGCTTGTCGTGGTGCTTTCTGTTTCTGGAAAAACGACGGAGATCATCAAGCAGATCGAGGATTTCAGACGGTATGGTGCCAAAATTTTGAGCATCACCAACGATCAGCATTCCATTATTGCTCAGATGGCCGATTTTAATATTTCTTATTATATGCCGGAGGTTTCGGGTCCTGATCCGAACGATGAGGCCATCAATTTGACCACACAGGTCCCCGTCATCGCTTTGCTGGAGATATTGGCCCATCAATCGTATCAACGAGACAATCACTAA
- a CDS encoding DUF169 domain-containing protein: MTNFQELDRRLNYLLELKRQVVGISFLRTKEDFDAHAAPATDKLVPYCRSVQQATEGVSVKLTIDNFGCPASAVALGLIENDEYSASGQKHANMGVYKDIEVSKAIADDMVYCREPSYGIAVEPIQAWTQAPDVLLVITTPFNAMRLLQGNAYFNGQAKQMKMTGMQAICQEGTSYPYETGLINVSMMCSGTRYVARWKDEELCVGIPYALFESIIEGLEETLNPMELLEKKRKIIKKTAEDGAPDFYEVRKRDNYFRGAYQGVKR; this comes from the coding sequence ATGACTAATTTTCAAGAGCTGGACCGACGCTTGAATTATTTGTTGGAGTTGAAACGCCAAGTGGTAGGGATCAGCTTTTTACGCACCAAAGAGGACTTTGATGCCCACGCAGCACCAGCGACGGACAAATTGGTGCCTTATTGCCGTTCTGTCCAGCAGGCCACAGAAGGTGTCAGCGTCAAGCTGACGATCGATAATTTTGGCTGTCCGGCATCGGCAGTGGCTTTGGGCTTGATCGAAAATGACGAATACAGCGCCAGCGGACAAAAGCATGCCAACATGGGTGTCTACAAGGATATAGAAGTGAGTAAAGCCATCGCAGACGACATGGTCTATTGCCGCGAGCCGTCTTACGGGATCGCAGTCGAGCCTATCCAAGCATGGACGCAGGCACCGGATGTTCTTCTGGTGATCACGACGCCCTTTAATGCGATGCGTCTTTTGCAGGGGAATGCGTATTTCAATGGGCAGGCGAAGCAGATGAAAATGACCGGGATGCAAGCGATCTGCCAAGAAGGAACATCGTATCCCTATGAAACAGGGCTGATCAATGTGTCTATGATGTGCTCGGGGACACGATATGTCGCTCGCTGGAAAGACGAGGAGCTTTGTGTCGGGATTCCTTATGCGCTTTTCGAGTCGATCATCGAGGGATTGGAAGAAACCTTGAATCCAATGGAATTACTGGAAAAGAAACGCAAGATCATCAAGAAGACCGCAGAAGACGGTGCGCCTGATTTTTATGAGGTTCGCAAACGGGATAATTATTTTAGAGGCGCGTATCAAGGCGTCAAACGGTAG
- a CDS encoding MFS transporter — protein sequence MGTKHMKLNLQYISMQIPYWMGFSVLGTFTSVFLLSRDFTNGEIGMVLSLANLLAALVQPFLASFADRMTRVRLSQLAAGMAVLLVLFSGILLVLPKVFLVVAFIYVLMYACLVLLQPMTIAIGTFFISRGYSLNFGIARVLGSLAFAGAAAVTGVLIERFSPTIILYLLIGIFLVFALMALSIDTRKHGGQYSPSLLQETHHEGQTTEPIGLLAFAQEYKRFMFLLVGVSLLFVFHTIINSYMFQIMQPLGGTAANAGTSLYVAALSELPTMFFFSWFLRRFKIRSLMRIAAFFFSIKALLILFAGTIFLINVAQSLQMVGFAMHTMASVYYTNQIIPQKDLIKGQTLMATANTNGGIIGAFVGGQMLSVLSVSAMLLIGTMISIAGTLIVWVSVEK from the coding sequence ATGGGGACAAAACATATGAAGCTGAATTTGCAATATATCAGTATGCAGATTCCTTATTGGATGGGTTTTTCGGTGTTGGGGACATTTACGTCCGTCTTTTTGCTGTCTCGTGATTTTACTAACGGGGAGATCGGGATGGTCTTGTCCTTGGCAAATTTACTGGCGGCACTGGTTCAACCATTTTTAGCATCTTTTGCGGATCGGATGACACGGGTCCGGTTGTCGCAGCTCGCAGCGGGAATGGCTGTTTTGCTGGTGCTTTTTTCGGGGATCTTACTTGTTCTGCCGAAGGTCTTTTTGGTCGTCGCCTTCATCTATGTCTTGATGTACGCGTGCCTGGTCTTGCTGCAGCCCATGACGATCGCGATCGGGACGTTCTTTATCAGCCGCGGCTACAGCTTAAATTTTGGGATCGCACGTGTTCTGGGTTCCTTGGCTTTTGCAGGAGCCGCTGCGGTAACGGGCGTGCTGATCGAACGATTTTCTCCGACGATCATTCTGTATTTATTGATTGGCATTTTTCTCGTCTTCGCTTTGATGGCGCTGTCCATCGATACGCGAAAGCATGGCGGCCAGTATTCCCCGTCACTTTTACAGGAGACGCATCATGAGGGACAGACGACAGAACCGATCGGACTGCTTGCCTTTGCGCAAGAATATAAGCGCTTTATGTTCTTGCTGGTGGGGGTCTCGCTGCTGTTTGTGTTCCATACGATCATCAACAGCTACATGTTCCAGATCATGCAGCCCTTAGGCGGGACCGCTGCAAACGCAGGAACGTCCTTATACGTGGCTGCCTTGAGTGAATTGCCGACGATGTTCTTCTTCTCATGGTTTTTGCGACGCTTTAAAATCCGTTCACTGATGCGGATCGCGGCGTTCTTTTTCTCCATTAAAGCACTGCTGATCCTCTTTGCCGGCACGATTTTTTTGATCAATGTCGCCCAAAGTTTGCAAATGGTCGGTTTTGCGATGCACACGATGGCGTCTGTCTATTATACGAATCAAATCATTCCGCAGAAGGATCTAATCAAAGGGCAAACCTTGATGGCGACCGCCAATACGAACGGCGGGATCATTGGCGCCTTTGTCGGCGGTCAGATGCTGAGCGTTCTCTCTGTGTCCGCGATGCTTCTGATAGGTACGATGATCTCGATCGCTGGTACGTTGATCGTTTGGGTCTCGGTGGAAAAATAA
- a CDS encoding Cof-type HAD-IIB family hydrolase, producing MIQAIAVDMDGTFLRSDNTYDNERFANLFKRFQEHQIHFIVASGNQYYQLKSFFPEHEDQLTFVSENGALIFEQGRLLRSKSFSPERVERILAFIAAHELDLDVIVCGIDSAYILKETPQAIRDFSRVYYHRLKELNSFDELPSEDRFVKFALDLPIDRVAAFVTEMNDVFKDEIKAVASGHGSVDIIIPGMNKGAAIQWLLDRWHVSPEHLAAFGDANNDLEMLGLTPNSYAMAASSPTVIETAKHRAPSNNDSGVMVVLEQLLEEQNNEA from the coding sequence ATGATCCAAGCAATTGCCGTTGATATGGACGGAACTTTTTTAAGGTCAGATAATACCTATGATAACGAACGCTTCGCCAACTTATTTAAGCGGTTCCAAGAGCACCAGATTCATTTCATCGTCGCTAGCGGGAATCAATATTATCAACTGAAGTCCTTCTTCCCAGAACATGAAGACCAGCTCACGTTCGTGTCGGAAAATGGGGCGTTGATTTTTGAGCAGGGACGCTTGCTTCGCAGCAAAAGCTTTTCACCCGAACGAGTCGAACGAATACTGGCCTTTATAGCTGCTCATGAGCTGGACCTTGACGTGATCGTCTGCGGGATTGATTCGGCGTATATTTTGAAAGAGACCCCGCAAGCGATTCGCGACTTTTCTCGCGTCTATTATCACCGTCTAAAGGAACTGAATTCCTTTGATGAGCTGCCTTCTGAGGACCGTTTTGTAAAATTCGCTTTAGACCTGCCTATAGACAGAGTCGCCGCCTTCGTCACTGAGATGAATGACGTCTTTAAGGACGAGATCAAAGCCGTCGCCAGCGGTCACGGCAGTGTGGATATCATTATCCCAGGAATGAACAAAGGCGCCGCGATCCAATGGCTTTTGGACCGTTGGCATGTCTCTCCGGAGCATCTGGCTGCTTTTGGTGATGCGAACAACGATCTGGAAATGCTCGGGTTAACACCCAACAGCTATGCGATGGCAGCGAGCAGCCCCACAGTGATCGAGACTGCTAAGCACCGCGCACCGTCAAATAACGATTCTGGCGTGATGGTTGTTTTAGAACAGTTACTGGAGGAGCAAAACAATGAAGCATGA
- a CDS encoding methionine ABC transporter permease, producing MSNSVLFTQVLVPNLISTLIMVLVSSLIATIIGFALAVVLVITNKKGLSPNGTIYRLLDFVVNIIRSFPFIILMVALMPMTRSIVGTTIGTSAAIVPLTFAMTPYVARLFENNLLEINPYTLDAAKSIGATHMQIIFKVMLVEAFPSMISSLTLAIISVLGYTAMAGTVGAGGLGAVAITYGYQNFDNTIMYSTVVLLIVFVQLVQWIGNLCYKKAKN from the coding sequence ATGAGTAATTCGGTGTTGTTCACCCAAGTGCTGGTACCGAACTTGATCAGCACGCTGATCATGGTGCTGGTCTCTTCCTTGATCGCGACGATCATCGGCTTCGCTTTGGCAGTCGTCCTGGTCATCACGAATAAAAAGGGCTTGTCTCCCAATGGGACGATCTATCGGTTGTTGGATTTTGTCGTCAATATCATTCGGTCTTTTCCATTCATTATCTTGATGGTGGCACTGATGCCCATGACGCGTTCCATCGTAGGGACGACGATCGGCACCTCCGCGGCGATCGTGCCGCTGACTTTTGCTATGACGCCTTATGTGGCACGACTCTTCGAGAACAATCTGCTGGAGATCAATCCTTATACCTTGGACGCAGCGAAGTCCATCGGCGCGACCCACATGCAGATCATTTTCAAGGTCATGCTGGTGGAGGCTTTTCCTAGTATGATCTCCAGTCTGACCTTGGCGATCATTTCGGTATTGGGCTACACAGCGATGGCGGGAACTGTTGGTGCTGGTGGATTAGGCGCAGTGGCGATCACTTACGGGTATCAGAATTTCGACAATACGATCATGTACAGTACGGTGGTTCTGTTGATCGTCTTCGTCCAGCTCGTTCAATGGATCGGCAATCTTTGTTACAAAAAAGCGAAAAATTAA
- a CDS encoding methionine ABC transporter ATP-binding protein translates to MEIVIDQVNKSYGEQMILENISLTIPSGSIMGILGISGAGKSTLLRCINGLEQSQSGSIRIGTQQLEKLSEKELRDTKKKIGMIFQGNSLIEQKTIFKNVALPLECSGYAKEAINERVEELLAEVGIADKAQMKPRQLSGGQKQRAAIARALTMNPEILLCDEATSALDPNITNGILDLLLRLNQKMGLTIVVVTHQMEVVKKICDRVAILQQGKIVEEDTVQQVFLNHSAVLQTITGEEQSNFGTLKAGHLLVKIVTHLEEDLLALLLDAGIKTPHLLQATTEHFKTDSLTTLVLSISEEDAEVVWQLAEKGHFSCQEVAAHE, encoded by the coding sequence ATGGAGATAGTCATCGATCAAGTCAATAAAAGCTACGGTGAACAAATGATTTTGGAAAATATTTCTCTAACGATCCCCTCTGGCTCCATTATGGGGATCTTAGGGATCAGCGGCGCAGGGAAGTCCACCCTGCTGCGCTGTATCAATGGACTGGAGCAGAGTCAGTCCGGCAGCATCCGAATCGGGACGCAGCAGCTGGAGAAGCTGTCTGAAAAGGAATTGCGGGACACGAAGAAAAAAATCGGGATGATCTTCCAAGGCAATTCTTTGATTGAACAAAAAACGATTTTTAAAAATGTCGCCTTGCCATTGGAGTGCAGCGGGTATGCCAAGGAAGCCATCAACGAACGGGTAGAAGAATTACTGGCAGAGGTGGGGATCGCGGACAAGGCACAGATGAAGCCGCGGCAGCTATCTGGCGGACAAAAGCAGCGTGCGGCGATCGCTCGCGCGCTGACCATGAACCCGGAAATTTTATTGTGCGATGAGGCCACCTCTGCGCTTGACCCGAATATCACGAATGGGATCTTGGACTTACTGCTGCGCTTGAACCAGAAGATGGGGCTGACGATCGTCGTAGTGACCCATCAAATGGAGGTCGTGAAAAAAATCTGTGATCGAGTCGCGATTTTGCAACAGGGCAAGATCGTAGAGGAGGACACTGTCCAACAGGTCTTTCTCAATCATTCCGCGGTTTTGCAGACGATCACGGGAGAGGAACAATCCAACTTTGGGACACTCAAAGCGGGGCATCTATTGGTAAAGATCGTGACACATCTAGAAGAAGATCTCTTGGCTCTGCTGCTTGATGCCGGGATCAAGACACCGCACTTATTGCAGGCAACGACGGAGCATTTTAAGACAGACAGCCTGACGACGTTAGTGCTTTCGATCTCTGAAGAAGATGCAGAAGTGGTCTGGCAGCTTGCGGAAAAGGGGCATTTTAGTTGTCAGGAGGTGGCGGCTCATGAGTAA